One region of Vidua macroura isolate BioBank_ID:100142 chromosome 21, ASM2450914v1, whole genome shotgun sequence genomic DNA includes:
- the TMEM250 gene encoding transmembrane protein 250 produces MPVIPIPRRVRSFHGPHTTCLHSACGPVRSAHLVRTKYNNFDIYLKSRWMYGFIRFLLYFSCSLFTSILWVALSILFCLQYLGIRIFLRFQYKLSIILLLLGRRRVDFSLMNELLIYGIHVTMLLVGGLGWCFMVFVDM; encoded by the coding sequence atGCCGGTGATCCCCATTCCCCGGCGGGTGCGCTCGTTCCACGGCCCGCACACCACCTGCCTGCACTCCGCCTGCGGCCCCGTGCGCAGCGCGCACCTGGTGCGCACCAAGTACAACAACTTCGACATCTATCTCAAGTCGCGATGGATGTACGGCTTCATCCGCTTCCTGCTGTACTTCAGCTGCAGCCTCTTCACCTCCATCCTCTGGGTGGCTCTCTCGATCTTGTTTTGCCTTCAGTACCTCGGCATCCGCATCTTCCTGCGCTTCCAGTACAAACTCTCCATCATCCTGCTCTTGCTGGGGCGGAGGCGGGTGGACTTCAGCCTCATGAATGAACTGCTCATCTACGGGATCCATGTGACCATGCTGCTGGTgggggggctgggctggtgtTTCATGGTCTTTGTGGATATGTAA